Proteins encoded in a region of the Waddliaceae bacterium genome:
- the prfA gene encoding peptide chain release factor 1, with amino-acid sequence MKEKIQRLLGRCAEVEEILGDPEVFSDNKRYKALTQEHSYLSDIKDLWEQIESETKGLADNKELAKSEEDEEFLDIINEDITTLESSLGILNHKLETLLVPPDPHDNNNTILEFRAGTGGDEAAIFVGDCVRMYMLYADKQKWKYEQLSCSPSEAGGYKEYVMVFSGKGVHRKLQYEGGTHRVQRVPETETQGRVHTSAITVAIMLEPDEEDDIVIDEKDLRIDTMRASGAGGQHVNTTDSAVRITHIPTGIVSGCKEEKSQHKNKDKAMRLLKAKLLDAEREKQHKERSNARSQQIGSGDRSERIRTYNFSQNRITDHRINLTKYNLENVMNGDLDDFVDALVSHFHQKRLQSEE; translated from the coding sequence ATGAAGGAGAAGATACAACGCCTTCTCGGCCGCTGTGCTGAGGTCGAAGAGATCTTGGGAGACCCCGAGGTCTTCAGCGACAATAAACGTTACAAAGCCCTTACTCAAGAACACTCCTATCTTTCCGATATAAAAGACCTGTGGGAACAGATAGAAAGTGAGACGAAAGGCCTCGCCGACAACAAAGAACTTGCCAAAAGCGAAGAAGACGAAGAATTCCTCGATATCATCAACGAAGATATCACTACACTAGAATCTTCTCTAGGAATTCTTAACCATAAGCTCGAAACCCTGCTCGTCCCACCAGACCCCCACGACAATAACAACACCATCTTAGAATTTCGCGCCGGAACCGGCGGCGATGAAGCAGCGATATTCGTTGGAGACTGCGTGCGGATGTATATGCTATACGCCGACAAACAGAAATGGAAATACGAGCAGCTGTCATGCTCTCCGTCAGAAGCCGGCGGATATAAAGAATATGTCATGGTATTTTCAGGGAAAGGCGTCCACAGGAAACTTCAATACGAAGGAGGCACACACCGCGTGCAGCGCGTCCCAGAAACAGAGACACAAGGACGCGTCCATACTTCTGCGATAACGGTAGCTATAATGCTAGAACCCGACGAAGAAGATGATATCGTCATCGACGAGAAAGACCTGCGTATCGACACCATGAGAGCTTCAGGCGCCGGCGGCCAACACGTCAACACCACAGACTCCGCAGTAAGGATAACACATATCCCTACAGGCATCGTTTCCGGATGCAAAGAAGAGAAAAGCCAGCATAAAAATAAAGATAAGGCTATGCGCCTACTAAAAGCTAAACTCCTCGATGCCGAAAGAGAGAAGCAACACAAGGAACGCTCTAACGCACGCTCACAACAGATAGGCTCCGGCGACAGGTCAGAAAGAATCCGTACCTACAATTTCTCGCAAAATCGTATCACCGACCATAGAATAAACCTCACGAAATATAACCTCGAAAATGTTATGAATGGCGATCTCGACGATTTCGTCGACGCCCTCGTCAGCCACTTCCACCAGAAAAGACTGCAGAGTGAAGAATGA
- the prmC gene encoding peptide chain release factor N(5)-glutamine methyltransferase translates to MKTVQQVLDLTISYLEDNNINHPRRHAEEILAAALDMKRLDIYMNFDRPLSDEELKHCRATLTRCGKGEPIDHIRGSVEFYGTTIAVNSDVLIPRPETELLVDAIAKIIENEDLEGKTLIDMCCGSGCIGIALKKKFPKLDVILSDKEPKALEMAKKNAANNDVAVALCEGDLTEALGDIKADYLVCNPPYVTEEEYNNLDRGVRDYEPKSALVAGRTGLEYYERLEQELPNILKPKALIWLEIGAGQGKHLENIFGSTKWHGAISSKDLSGNDRFFTAQKA, encoded by the coding sequence ATGAAGACGGTACAACAGGTCCTCGACCTCACAATATCATACCTCGAAGATAATAATATCAACCACCCACGACGCCACGCAGAAGAAATTCTCGCAGCAGCACTCGATATGAAACGCCTCGACATATATATGAACTTCGATAGACCACTGTCCGATGAAGAGCTGAAACATTGCCGTGCAACGCTGACACGATGCGGCAAAGGCGAACCCATCGACCATATACGAGGATCAGTGGAATTCTACGGAACGACAATCGCCGTAAATAGCGACGTCCTTATCCCAAGACCAGAGACGGAACTCCTCGTCGACGCCATAGCAAAAATCATAGAAAATGAAGACCTCGAAGGTAAAACACTAATCGATATGTGCTGCGGATCAGGATGTATAGGGATAGCGCTGAAGAAAAAGTTTCCAAAACTCGACGTCATACTCTCCGACAAAGAGCCAAAAGCCTTAGAAATGGCAAAGAAAAATGCCGCAAATAATGACGTAGCAGTCGCACTATGCGAAGGCGATCTTACTGAAGCCTTAGGCGATATAAAAGCCGATTATCTCGTATGTAACCCGCCATACGTCACAGAAGAAGAATATAACAACCTCGACAGAGGAGTCCGCGATTACGAGCCAAAATCCGCTCTGGTAGCAGGACGCACAGGGCTGGAATATTACGAACGCCTAGAACAAGAACTTCCAAATATCTTAAAACCCAAAGCACTGATATGGCTGGAAATCGGCGCCGGACAAGGAAAACACCTCGAAAATATCTTCGGGAGCACTAAATGGCATGGCGCAATTTCTTCAAAAGACCTCTCCGGTAACGATAGATTCTTCACAGCACAAAAAGCGTAG
- the ffh gene encoding signal recognition particle protein has protein sequence MFGAVTEKFGSVFAAIAGKNKLSEDNITDAVRQVRLALLEADVNYSVTKNFIKRVKEKALGDAVMKSVKPGEQFIKVVHDELVALMGGEEPTIDVKGKPAVMMVCGLQGSGKTTQCAKIAHMLQGDEYKKRPLLVACDLQRPAAVEQLKTLGKHVGIDVFAIEGQKKPVKVAKEAVAYAKKNGHDVVIVDTAGRLHVDEELMEELAAIKKAITPNEVLFVANAATGQDAVTTAAEFDARVEMTGTILTMLDGNTRGGAAISITEVTKKPLKFEGIGENVEDLQIFNPESMADRILGMGDTINLVKKAQQHFDEKESGKLEEKLRKATFTYEDYLKQIQTVKKMGSLKSIMKMLPGMGAMKDVDIPEDEFRKVEAMILAMTKEERRGKVDLGISRRRRVARGSGTKIDDINRLRKSFKRAKQFFKNMPHNMKQLEKKMGGAV, from the coding sequence ATGTTTGGAGCTGTAACAGAGAAATTCGGGAGTGTATTTGCTGCAATAGCAGGGAAAAATAAGCTGTCCGAAGATAATATCACCGACGCCGTAAGACAGGTGCGCCTCGCGCTCCTCGAAGCCGACGTCAACTACAGCGTGACGAAGAACTTCATAAAAAGAGTTAAAGAAAAAGCTCTCGGCGATGCCGTTATGAAGTCCGTTAAGCCCGGCGAACAGTTTATAAAAGTCGTCCACGACGAACTCGTCGCACTGATGGGCGGCGAAGAGCCGACGATCGACGTTAAAGGCAAGCCGGCAGTGATGATGGTCTGCGGATTGCAAGGGTCTGGAAAGACGACACAATGTGCGAAAATAGCACATATGCTACAAGGCGACGAGTATAAGAAGAGACCGCTATTAGTAGCATGCGACCTGCAACGGCCCGCCGCTGTAGAACAGCTGAAAACACTAGGGAAACACGTCGGTATCGACGTCTTCGCTATAGAAGGACAGAAGAAACCAGTAAAGGTCGCCAAAGAAGCAGTAGCATACGCCAAGAAAAATGGCCACGACGTCGTTATCGTCGACACCGCAGGAAGGCTGCACGTCGATGAAGAGCTTATGGAAGAACTCGCCGCAATAAAAAAGGCGATAACACCTAACGAGGTGCTGTTCGTCGCTAACGCAGCAACAGGACAAGACGCCGTAACGACAGCAGCAGAGTTCGACGCCCGTGTAGAGATGACCGGAACGATACTCACCATGCTCGACGGGAATACCCGCGGCGGAGCAGCAATATCGATAACAGAGGTGACAAAAAAACCTCTTAAATTCGAAGGCATAGGCGAAAACGTCGAAGACCTGCAGATCTTTAACCCAGAGTCGATGGCCGACCGTATCCTTGGTATGGGCGACACAATAAACCTAGTAAAGAAAGCTCAACAGCACTTTGACGAGAAAGAATCAGGGAAACTCGAGGAGAAACTTCGTAAGGCGACATTCACCTACGAAGATTACCTCAAGCAGATACAGACCGTAAAGAAAATGGGGTCGCTGAAAAGTATTATGAAGATGCTTCCAGGAATGGGAGCGATGAAAGATGTAGATATACCAGAAGATGAGTTCCGAAAAGTCGAAGCGATGATCCTCGCTATGACAAAAGAAGAACGACGCGGGAAGGTAGACCTCGGAATTAGTAGAAGACGACGCGTTGCACGTGGCAGCGGCACGAAAATAGACGACATAAATAGATTGAGAAAGTCGTTTAAAAGAGCGAAACAATTTTTTAAGAATATGCCACATAATATGAAACAATTAGAAAAAAAGATGGGAGGAGCTGTATAA
- the rpsP gene encoding 30S ribosomal protein S16 — MALKIRMRRQGRRNRPFYRIVVANSESPRDGRHVEVIGWYNPIEKEDDKILSIDVERVKHWLEAGAQPTEKVEHLIAKVAPEVIKERKQKAVARRETLRAKRKARKSKTTA; from the coding sequence ATGGCTTTGAAAATCAGAATGCGTAGACAGGGAAGAAGAAATCGTCCGTTTTATCGCATAGTAGTAGCAAACTCGGAATCACCACGCGACGGAAGACACGTCGAGGTGATAGGATGGTATAATCCTATCGAAAAAGAAGATGATAAAATCCTCTCTATCGATGTCGAACGCGTAAAACATTGGCTGGAAGCAGGAGCACAGCCTACAGAGAAGGTAGAACACCTTATCGCTAAAGTAGCACCAGAGGTTATCAAAGAGCGTAAGCAGAAAGCTGTAGCACGCCGCGAGACCCTTAGAGCTAAACGTAAGGCGCGCAAGAGTAAAACAACAGCGTAG
- the trmD gene encoding tRNA (guanosine(37)-N1)-methyltransferase TrmD, translating into MQIDIVSLFPEYFAGPFDESMIKRARNNGILDIRHTNIRDYADNKHNRVDDRPYGGGPGMVLMAKPVVEAVRSVKTPESTVIYLSPQGKTLTPAMARELSTKEHLVFLCGHYEGIDERALGAIVDEEISIGDYVVTSGCPAAIVVIDAMARYIPGFLGDEDSAEEDSFENGILDCPHYTRPPEFEGNNVPEVLLSGNHKDIEKWRHEEALKKTKTVRPDLTEKR; encoded by the coding sequence ATGCAGATCGATATCGTATCACTGTTCCCGGAGTACTTCGCCGGGCCCTTCGATGAGAGTATGATAAAACGTGCTCGCAATAATGGTATCCTCGATATTCGACATACCAATATTCGCGATTATGCCGATAATAAACATAACCGCGTCGATGATAGACCCTACGGCGGAGGACCAGGGATGGTCCTTATGGCGAAACCCGTCGTCGAGGCAGTGAGAAGTGTTAAAACACCAGAAAGTACGGTGATATACCTCTCGCCACAAGGGAAGACGCTGACACCAGCGATGGCACGTGAACTCTCCACAAAAGAACACCTCGTGTTTCTGTGTGGACACTACGAAGGTATCGACGAAAGAGCACTCGGCGCCATCGTCGACGAAGAGATAAGCATTGGAGACTACGTCGTAACAAGCGGATGCCCAGCGGCTATCGTCGTTATCGACGCTATGGCACGGTATATCCCGGGATTTCTCGGCGATGAAGATTCTGCAGAAGAAGATTCTTTCGAAAACGGAATCCTCGACTGCCCACATTATACGAGGCCGCCAGAGTTCGAAGGGAATAACGTCCCAGAAGTCCTCCTCAGCGGCAACCATAAAGACATAGAAAAGTGGAGACACGAAGAAGCACTAAAAAAAACAAAAACAGTGCGTCCGGACCTCACAGAAAAGAGATAA
- the rplS gene encoding 50S ribosomal protein L19, with translation MKNILIESIEKEQLRDDIPEFNVGDTISVHYRIIEGAKERKQIFTGTVIARKGRGLSETVSIHRIAYGEGMERLFLINSPRIAKIEVTRKGKVRRSKLYHLRGSYGKASKVKGLMEGRRKKTTTKKDEAVEAVSVEETTVDAKE, from the coding sequence ATGAAAAATATATTAATAGAATCTATAGAGAAAGAACAGCTTCGTGATGATATCCCAGAATTTAACGTCGGAGATACCATAAGCGTACATTACCGTATCATAGAAGGCGCTAAAGAACGTAAGCAGATCTTCACAGGTACAGTAATAGCACGTAAAGGTAGAGGGCTTTCGGAGACAGTGTCTATCCACCGTATCGCCTACGGCGAAGGCATGGAGAGATTATTCCTCATCAATAGCCCACGTATCGCGAAAATCGAAGTCACACGTAAAGGTAAAGTGCGTAGAAGTAAACTTTATCACCTACGTGGTTCATACGGTAAAGCATCGAAAGTTAAAGGCCTCATGGAAGGACGTCGCAAGAAAACAACGACGAAAAAAGATGAAGCCGTAGAGGCAGTATCAGTAGAAGAAACTACTGTTGATGCCAAAGAATAA